The following are encoded in a window of Solidesulfovibrio magneticus RS-1 genomic DNA:
- a CDS encoding AraC family transcriptional regulator: MSEVTRKDWQRRVLAAMRLMEARLDEELALSDIAGAAHFSPYHFHRIFVGMTGETVGAYLRRLRLERAAQRLCYGDQPVTTVALEAGFESPEAFARAFRAVYGVSPSAWRQASRERKGPPETPKHLPPAKEFVIMELDVVIKTLPLMKVACVRHVGPYDQCEPAWASLCAKAGPLGLFGPDTKFIGIGHDDPQITPPEKIRYDACMTVPDSFAGTPDLPVASIGGRDYASAVVKGPYTNLAPAYAWLCGVWGPDCGREFAMEPSMEIYLNDPKTTPPDQLLTEILVPVGPAR; the protein is encoded by the coding sequence ATGAGCGAAGTAACGCGAAAGGACTGGCAAAGGCGTGTGCTGGCCGCCATGCGGCTGATGGAAGCCCGGCTCGACGAAGAATTGGCGCTCTCCGACATCGCCGGGGCGGCTCATTTCTCGCCCTATCACTTCCACCGCATCTTTGTCGGCATGACCGGCGAGACGGTGGGGGCCTATCTGCGCCGGCTGCGCCTGGAGCGGGCCGCCCAGCGCCTGTGCTACGGCGACCAGCCGGTCACCACCGTGGCCCTGGAAGCCGGCTTCGAGTCGCCCGAAGCCTTTGCCCGGGCCTTTCGCGCCGTCTACGGCGTATCGCCCTCGGCCTGGCGTCAGGCCAGCCGGGAGCGCAAAGGGCCGCCCGAAACCCCCAAACACCTGCCCCCCGCAAAGGAGTTCGTCATCATGGAATTGGATGTCGTCATCAAAACCCTGCCGCTCATGAAAGTGGCCTGCGTGCGCCATGTCGGCCCTTACGACCAGTGCGAGCCGGCCTGGGCAAGCCTTTGCGCCAAGGCCGGGCCGCTGGGACTTTTTGGCCCGGACACGAAGTTCATCGGCATCGGCCACGACGATCCGCAGATCACGCCGCCGGAGAAAATCCGCTACGACGCCTGCATGACCGTGCCCGACAGTTTCGCCGGCACGCCCGACCTGCCCGTGGCCTCCATCGGCGGCCGGGACTACGCCAGCGCCGTGGTCAAAGGACCGTACACGAACCTGGCCCCGGCCTACGCCTGGCTGTGCGGCGTCTGGGGACCGGACTGCGGCCGGGAATTCGCCATGGAGCCGAGCATGGAAATCTACCTCAATGATCCCAAAACCACCCCTCCCGACCAACTGCTCACCGAAATCCTCGTCCCAGTCGGCCCGGCGCGGTAG